The following proteins are co-located in the Rattus norvegicus strain BN/NHsdMcwi chromosome X, GRCr8, whole genome shotgun sequence genome:
- the Htatsf1 gene encoding HIV Tat-specific factor 1: protein MSGSNLSGNDEFDEQLRMQELYGDPKEGDTQNEPSGETDSLGQPPDDTPYEWDLDKKAWFPKITEDFIASYQANYGFSGDGAPSSTGNVQDANTKTVEEPPQKEIPETTDSKKRGEKRKAESGWFHVEEDRNTNVYVSGLPPDITVDEFIQLMSKFGIIMRDPQTEEFKVKLYKDDQGNLKGDGLCCYLKKESVELALKLLDEDEIRGYKLHVEVAQFQLKGEYDASKKKKKCKDYKKKLSLQQKQLDWRPERRAGPNRLRHERVVILKNMFHPMDFEDDPLVLNEIREDLRVECSKFGQIRKLLLFDRHPDGVASVSFREPEEADNCIQTLDGRWFGGRQITAQAWDGTTDYQVEETSREREERLRGWEAFLNAPEANRGLQRMDSICGSERPGPSRVRHFSEHPSMSNMGAQEATTGMAFEETIDENKFEKAEDDGGESEGDASEKDAKEGESDGDYPERESDEGCSKRQCEEGCPDRESGEGCSKRESGEGCPERELELEEGNPKKESQENGPERESKKKGKENYEKNGLAKESEDNDLNRESEGEDSPKKESEEDDSERESEEDSSEKQSENGSDKELEENGVKKDFDQDASDKEFPENVEKESEENETDKSEFDEGSERVLGEEGSEREFEEDSDEKEEEEDDDEEKEVVYERVFEDDSDDFEEEEEAYEKECEDADEKEEDDDVDEKVFDDSDEKEDEEDTDVRKDDDASDKVFEDNSNEKLFNEEEGPNEKLFDDSDERGTVGNVKEDGSQSTDSSFALSSSDDDGDEV, encoded by the exons AACTTGAGCGGGAACGATGAATTTGATGAGCAGTTGCGAATGCAAGAATTGTACGGAGACCCCAAGGAAGGTGACACCCAGAATGAGCCCTCTGGAGAAACTGATTCTTTGGGACAACCACCAGATGACACTCCCTACGAGTGGGACCTTGATAAGAAGGCTTGGTTCCCTAAG ATCACCGAAGATTTCATTGCTTCGTATCAGGCCAACTACGGCTTTTCTGGTGATGGTGCACCCAGCTCTACTGGGAATGTCCAGGACGCCAACACTAAGACTGTAGAAGAGCCGCCACAGAAAGAAATCCCGGAAACCACTGACTCCAaaaagaggggagaaaagagaaaggctgAATCTG GATGGTTCCATGTTGAAGAAGACAGAAATACAAATGTATATGTGTCAG GTCTCCCTCCAGACATCACAGTGGATGAATTTATACAGCTTATGTCCAAATTTGGTATTATTATGAGGGATCCTCAGACTGAAGAATTTAAGGTCAAACTTTACAAAGATGATCAAGGAAATCTTAAAGGAGATGGACTTTGCTGTTATCTAAAG AAAGAATCTGTGGAACTTGCATTAAAACTTTTGGATGAAGATGAAATTAGAGGCTACAAATTGCATGTGGAGGTGGCACAGTTCCAGCTGAAGGGGGAATACGatgcctcaaagaagaagaagaagtgcaAAGACTATAAGAAGAAGCTGTCTCTGCAGCAGAA GCAGTTGGATTGGAGACCTGAGAGACGAGCTGGGCCAAACCGGCTGCGCCATGAACGAGTTGTCATTCTCAAAAATATGTTTCACCCCATGGATTTTGAG GATGATCCATTGGTGCTGAATGAAATCAGAGAGGATCTTCGAGTAGAATGTTCAAAGTTTGGGCAGATTAGGAAGCTCCTTCTGTTTGAT AGACACCCAGATGGTGTGGCCTCTGTGTCCTTCAGAGAACCAGAGGAGGCTGATAATTGTATTCAGACTCTGGATGGAAGGTGGTTTGGTGGCCGTCAGATCACTGCTCAAGCCTGGGATGGGACTACAGATTATCAG GTGGAGGAGACctcaagagaaagagaggaaaggctAAGAGGCTGGGAGGCATTCCTCAATGCTCCTGAGGCCAACAGAGGCCTTCAGCGTATGGATTCCATCTGCGGTTCAGAAAGGCCAGGGCCTTCCAGAGTGAGGCATTTTTCAGAGCACCCAAGTATGTCTAACATGGGTGCTCAGGAAGCTACGACTGGAATGGCGTTTGAAGAAACTATCGATGAAAATAAGTTTGAAAAGGCAGAAGATGATGGGGGAGAGTCTGAAGGAGATGCTTCTGAAAAAGATGCTAAAGAAGGTGAGTCCGATGGAGACTAccctgagagagagagtgatGAAGGCTGCTCCAAGAGACAGTGTGAAGAGGGCTGCCCTGATAGAGAGAGTGGAGAAGGCTGCTCCAAGAGAGAGAGTGGAGAAGGCTGTCCTGAGAGGGAGCTTGAGCTAGAAGAGGGTAATCCTAAAAAGGAGTCTCAGGAGAATGGCCCTGAAAGAGAATCTAAGAAGAAAGGTAAAGAGAATTATGAAAAGAATGGCCTTGCAAAAGAATCTGAAGACAATGACCTCAACAGAGAGTCCGAAGGGGAAGATAGCCCCAAGAAAGAATCAGAAGAGGATGACTCAGAGAGGGAATCTGAGGAAGACAGCTCAGAAAAGCAATCTGAAAATGGCTCTGACAAAGAACTAGAAGAAAATGGTGTGAAAAAAGATTTTGACCAGGATGCCTCTGACAAGGAGTTCCCAGAAAATGTTGAGAAAGAGTCAGAAGAAAATGAGACTGACAAGTCAGAATTTGATGAAGGCTCTGAAAGAGTGTTAGGTGAGGAAGGCTCTGAGAGAGAATTTGAGGAAGACTCagatgaaaaggaggaggaggaagatgatgatgaagagaaAGAGGTCGTATATGAAAGAGTTTTTGAGGATGATTCTGATGACTtcgaggaggaagaagaagcataTGAAAAGGAGTGTGAAGATGCtgatgagaaagaggaagacgATGATGTTGATGAAAAGGTCTTTGATGACTCGGATGagaaggaggatgaagaagacaCAGATGTAAGGAAAGATGACGATGCTAGTGACAAGGTATTCGAAGACAATTCCAATGAGAAGTTGTTTAATGAGGAAGAAGGTCCCAATGAGAAGTTGTTTGATGATTCTGATGAAAGAGGGACTGTGGGGAATGTGAAGGAAGATGGGTCTCAATCCACAGACAGCAGCTTTGCCCTCAgtagtagtgatgatgatggtgatgaagtGTAA